A region of Pseudoalteromonas aliena SW19 DNA encodes the following proteins:
- the ihfB gene encoding integration host factor subunit beta: MTKSELIETLAEQHAHVPVKDVENAVKEILEQMAGSLSTSDRIEIRGFGSFSLHFRAPRTGRNPKTGDTVELDGKHVPHFKPGKELRDRVNESIA, encoded by the coding sequence ATGACTAAGTCAGAATTGATAGAAACACTTGCGGAACAACACGCGCACGTTCCAGTGAAAGATGTTGAGAATGCTGTAAAAGAAATTCTTGAACAAATGGCCGGCTCATTATCTACTTCAGATCGTATAGAGATCAGAGGTTTTGGTAGTTTCTCTTTGCATTTCCGCGCTCCTCGCACAGGTCGTAATCCTAAGACTGGCGATACAGTTGAGTTAGACGGTAAGCATGTTCCTCATTTTAAACCAGGTAAAGAATTACGCGACCGCGTAAATGAAAGTATTGCCTAG
- the rpsA gene encoding 30S ribosomal protein S1, translating to MSENFAQLFEESLKGFEAEQGSIVKGTVISIENNIVLVDAGLKSESAIPAEQFKNAAGELEVAVGDEVDVALDAIEDGFGETILSREKAKRHEAWIRLEKACEEQETVTGVINGKVKGGFTVEVDSIRAFLPGSLVDVRPVRDTTHLEGKELEFKVIKLDQKRNNVVVSRRAVIESENSQEREELLANLVEGQEVKGIVKNLTDYGAFVDLGGVDGLLHITDMAWKRVKHPSEIVNVGDEIAVKVLKFDKDKTRVSLGLKQLGEDPWAAIAGRYPEGSKLSGRVTNLTDYGCFVEIEEGVEGLVHVSEMDWTNKNIHPSKVVSLGDTVEVMVLEIDEERRRISLGLKQCIANPWQEFARLQNKGDQVTGKIKSITDFGIFIGLDGGIDGLVHLSDISWNTPGEDAVREFKKGDEITAIVLQVDPERERISLGVKQIEADPFNNYLDANKKGAIVKGKVTEVDAKGATVELIEGVEGYIRVADIAQERVEDATTVVSVGDEIEVKYVGVDRKNRTLSLSVKALFEAEEKEVIEKLKKEEPVFENAMAAAFANAQKD from the coding sequence ATGTCAGAAAATTTTGCGCAGTTATTTGAAGAAAGCTTAAAGGGTTTTGAAGCAGAGCAAGGCTCTATCGTTAAAGGTACAGTAATCTCTATCGAGAATAACATTGTACTTGTAGATGCTGGTCTTAAATCAGAAAGTGCTATCCCTGCAGAGCAGTTCAAAAATGCTGCTGGTGAACTTGAAGTTGCTGTAGGCGACGAAGTAGATGTTGCACTAGATGCAATTGAAGACGGTTTCGGTGAAACTATCCTTTCTCGTGAGAAAGCGAAGCGTCACGAAGCGTGGATCCGTCTTGAGAAAGCATGTGAAGAGCAAGAGACTGTTACTGGTGTTATCAACGGTAAAGTTAAAGGCGGTTTCACTGTTGAAGTTGATTCAATCCGTGCTTTCCTACCTGGTTCACTTGTTGATGTTCGTCCAGTACGTGACACAACTCACCTTGAAGGCAAAGAGCTTGAATTTAAAGTAATCAAGCTTGATCAAAAACGTAACAACGTTGTTGTTTCACGTCGTGCAGTTATCGAATCAGAAAACTCACAAGAACGTGAAGAGCTTCTTGCTAACCTTGTTGAAGGTCAAGAAGTTAAAGGTATCGTTAAGAACCTTACTGACTACGGTGCATTCGTTGATCTTGGTGGTGTTGATGGTCTACTACACATTACTGATATGGCGTGGAAGCGTGTTAAGCACCCTTCAGAGATCGTTAATGTTGGCGACGAAATCGCAGTTAAAGTTCTTAAATTCGACAAAGATAAAACTCGTGTATCTCTAGGCCTTAAACAGCTTGGTGAAGATCCATGGGCAGCTATCGCTGGTCGTTACCCAGAAGGTTCTAAACTTTCTGGTCGTGTTACTAACCTTACTGATTACGGCTGTTTCGTGGAAATCGAAGAAGGCGTTGAAGGTCTAGTACACGTTTCTGAAATGGATTGGACTAACAAGAACATCCATCCTTCAAAAGTTGTATCACTAGGTGATACTGTTGAAGTTATGGTTCTAGAAATTGACGAAGAACGTCGTCGTATTTCTCTTGGTCTTAAGCAATGTATTGCTAATCCTTGGCAGGAATTTGCTCGTCTACAAAACAAAGGCGATCAAGTTACTGGTAAGATCAAATCAATCACTGACTTCGGTATCTTTATCGGTCTTGACGGTGGTATTGACGGTCTTGTACACCTTTCAGACATTTCTTGGAATACACCTGGCGAAGACGCTGTACGTGAATTCAAGAAAGGCGACGAAATCACTGCTATCGTATTACAAGTTGACCCAGAGCGTGAACGTATCTCTCTAGGTGTTAAACAAATCGAAGCTGACCCATTCAATAACTACCTTGATGCAAACAAAAAAGGTGCTATTGTTAAGGGTAAAGTGACTGAAGTTGATGCTAAAGGCGCAACTGTTGAACTTATCGAAGGCGTTGAAGGTTACATTCGTGTAGCTGATATCGCTCAAGAGCGCGTTGAAGATGCAACTACTGTTGTTTCTGTTGGCGACGAAATTGAAGTGAAATATGTTGGTGTTGATCGCAAGAACCGCACTTTAAGTTTATCTGTTAAAGCTCTTTTCGAAGCAGAAGAGAAAGAAGTAATAGAGAAGCTTAAGAAAGAAGAGCCAGTGTTTGAAAACGCAATGGCAGCTGCTTTCGCAAATGCACAAAAAGACTAA
- the cmk gene encoding (d)CMP kinase encodes MQALLMPVITVDGPSGSGKGTVCRLLAEKLGWDVLDSGAIYRVLSLAALHHQIALDNEEALVPLAANLDVQFLVDSQTNAGKVILEGEDVTTTIRNEEVGSAASKVAALPRVREALLRRQRAFRSENGLIADGRDMGTVVFQDAPLKIYLTASAQERARRRFVELNTRGLDVTLSGLLQDIQDRDERDMNRAVAPLVPAEDAIELDTSELNAQQVFDKVITLLDIAISEGKLPKRS; translated from the coding sequence ATGCAGGCGTTATTAATGCCCGTGATCACCGTTGATGGCCCAAGTGGTTCAGGTAAAGGAACTGTTTGTCGCTTGTTAGCCGAAAAGTTGGGATGGGATGTATTGGATAGCGGTGCAATTTATCGCGTATTATCCCTTGCAGCACTTCATCATCAAATAGCATTAGACAATGAAGAGGCACTTGTGCCGCTCGCTGCAAACTTAGATGTACAGTTTTTGGTGGATAGCCAAACTAATGCTGGAAAAGTTATTTTAGAAGGCGAAGATGTAACAACCACTATTCGTAATGAAGAAGTCGGGTCAGCTGCGTCAAAAGTAGCTGCGTTACCTCGTGTTCGTGAAGCATTATTGCGCCGCCAGCGTGCATTTCGCAGTGAAAATGGCTTAATTGCCGATGGTCGTGATATGGGCACTGTGGTTTTTCAAGATGCACCGTTAAAAATTTATTTAACAGCAAGTGCACAAGAGCGTGCGCGCAGACGTTTTGTTGAGTTGAATACGCGCGGTCTTGATGTTACACTGAGTGGTCTATTACAAGACATTCAAGATCGTGATGAGCGCGATATGAATCGTGCGGTTGCGCCGCTTGTACCTGCAGAGGATGCCATAGAGCTCGATACTAGCGAACTCAATGCTCAGCAAGTGTTTGATAAAGTTATAACTTTATTAGATATTGCTATCTCTGAAGGTAAGCTTCCTAAACGAAGCTAA
- the aroA gene encoding 3-phosphoshikimate 1-carboxyvinyltransferase: MEQLRLDPISRVNGSVTLPGSKSLSNRILLLAALANGTTVVENLLDSDDIRHMLGALKLLGVNVTLNNERTVATVEGVGGVFKTPSEPLFLGNAGTAYRPLTAVLAAVAGEYELIGEPRMEERPIGHLVDALQALGGDVTYTKHKDYPPLKIVGGQIKGGDVEIDGSISSQFLTALLMAAPLFNGDTQITIKGTLVSKPYIDITLDVMARFGVNVEHSDYATFKVKGGQQYQSLERIMVEGDASSASYFVAAAAIAGGEIEIKGVGAKSVQGDIGFAKVMEQVGAKIDWYDERLVVRKGELKGVDIDANAIPDAAMTLATVALFAKGPTAIRNIYNWRVKETDRLHAMATELRKVGAEVVEGHDFIEITPPKHFNDVAIDTYDDHRIAMCFAMVAVGGKPITINDPKCTYKTFPTFFNVLASVSE, encoded by the coding sequence ATGGAGCAACTTCGTTTAGACCCTATTTCTCGTGTAAACGGCAGCGTGACATTACCAGGCTCAAAAAGTTTATCTAACCGTATTTTGTTACTTGCAGCACTTGCAAATGGTACAACCGTTGTTGAAAATTTGCTCGATAGTGATGATATTCGTCATATGTTGGGCGCTTTAAAGTTATTAGGTGTAAATGTTACTTTAAACAATGAGCGAACAGTTGCAACGGTTGAGGGCGTTGGTGGTGTATTTAAAACGCCTAGTGAGCCGTTGTTTTTAGGTAATGCGGGTACTGCTTACAGACCTTTAACGGCTGTGCTTGCTGCCGTTGCTGGTGAGTATGAGCTAATTGGCGAGCCACGTATGGAAGAGCGTCCGATAGGGCACTTGGTTGATGCTCTACAAGCGCTTGGTGGTGATGTTACTTATACAAAACACAAAGACTACCCACCACTTAAAATTGTAGGTGGTCAAATAAAAGGTGGTGATGTTGAAATTGATGGCAGTATTTCAAGTCAGTTTTTGACCGCTTTGTTAATGGCTGCACCGTTATTTAATGGTGATACACAAATTACAATTAAAGGGACGTTAGTCTCTAAGCCTTATATTGATATTACCCTTGATGTAATGGCACGTTTTGGTGTGAATGTTGAACACAGTGATTATGCAACGTTTAAAGTTAAAGGTGGTCAACAGTATCAATCGCTTGAACGTATTATGGTTGAAGGCGATGCATCTTCTGCTTCTTATTTCGTGGCAGCAGCAGCGATTGCTGGTGGCGAAATTGAAATTAAAGGAGTAGGTGCTAAATCGGTCCAAGGGGATATTGGTTTTGCTAAAGTCATGGAGCAAGTCGGTGCCAAAATCGATTGGTATGATGAGCGACTTGTTGTACGTAAAGGCGAGCTAAAAGGCGTAGATATTGACGCCAATGCAATTCCTGATGCTGCTATGACTCTTGCAACAGTGGCGCTTTTTGCAAAAGGTCCAACTGCTATCCGTAATATTTATAACTGGCGTGTAAAAGAAACAGACAGGCTACACGCAATGGCAACTGAGCTTAGAAAGGTTGGTGCTGAGGTAGTAGAGGGACACGACTTTATAGAAATTACACCGCCTAAACACTTCAACGATGTAGCAATAGACACTTACGATGATCACCGCATTGCAATGTGTTTTGCTATGGTAGCCGTTGGTGGAAAGCCTATAACGATTAATGATCCGAAGTGTACCTATAAAACATTTCCTACATTTTTCAATGTATTAGCATCAGTGAGTGAATAG
- the serC gene encoding 3-phosphoserine/phosphohydroxythreonine transaminase, protein MSKYNFCAGPAMLPQAVMKKAQKEFLDWQDLGVSVMEMSHRSKEFLALTAKCEASLRRLMNISDEYEVLFMHGGGRGQFSAVPLNLHQDGKTAVYCENGVWSKSATDEANKFTKTLSIDVRNDVNGEFSIKQVTNWVLPEDASYIHYCPNETVDGLEIFDVPSHPTAPIVADMSSTILSREIDVNKFDLIYAGAQKNIGPSGISIVIVRKTLLEREGLPKPGILDYALEAKQGSMFNTPPTFAWYLAAEVFEWLELNGGVKAMEVQNIAKAQLLYDFIDGSSFYTNKVAKHCRSRMNVPFWLNDESLNDKFVAQSKDAGLLALEGHRIVGGMRASIYNAMPIEGVQALVSFMDAFAKEHS, encoded by the coding sequence ATGAGTAAATATAATTTTTGTGCGGGACCGGCTATGCTACCGCAAGCGGTTATGAAAAAAGCGCAAAAAGAGTTTCTAGATTGGCAAGACCTAGGTGTTTCTGTAATGGAAATGAGTCATCGCAGCAAAGAGTTTTTAGCATTAACTGCAAAATGTGAGGCAAGCCTTAGACGCTTGATGAACATTAGTGACGAATACGAAGTGCTATTTATGCACGGTGGCGGTCGTGGCCAGTTTAGCGCCGTGCCATTAAATTTACACCAAGATGGTAAAACTGCTGTTTATTGTGAAAATGGCGTGTGGTCAAAAAGTGCAACGGATGAAGCTAACAAATTTACCAAAACGCTTTCAATTGATGTTCGTAACGATGTAAATGGTGAGTTTTCGATTAAACAGGTTACTAATTGGGTGTTACCTGAAGATGCATCTTACATTCACTATTGCCCTAACGAAACGGTAGATGGCCTAGAGATTTTTGATGTGCCGAGTCATCCAACTGCGCCAATTGTTGCTGATATGTCATCGACTATTTTATCGCGCGAAATAGACGTAAATAAATTTGACTTAATTTATGCCGGCGCGCAAAAAAACATAGGCCCATCGGGCATTTCGATTGTTATTGTTCGTAAAACATTACTTGAGCGTGAAGGTCTTCCTAAACCCGGTATTTTAGATTACGCCTTAGAAGCAAAACAAGGCAGCATGTTTAATACACCTCCCACCTTTGCGTGGTACTTAGCGGCTGAAGTATTTGAATGGTTAGAGCTAAATGGTGGCGTAAAAGCCATGGAAGTTCAGAACATAGCTAAAGCGCAGCTACTTTATGATTTTATTGATGGATCGAGCTTTTATACAAATAAAGTAGCTAAACATTGCCGTTCACGTATGAATGTTCCGTTTTGGCTTAATGATGAAAGCTTAAATGATAAGTTTGTTGCTCAGTCTAAAGATGCAGGGTTACTCGCTCTTGAAGGCCACAGAATTGTGGGCGGTATGCGCGCAAGTATTTATAACGCAATGCCTATTGAAGGTGTTCAAGCACTTGTTAGTTTTATGGACGCATTTGCAAAGGAGCACAGTTAA
- the gyrA gene encoding DNA gyrase subunit A, with amino-acid sequence MTDFAHGIQPVNIEDELKNSYLDYAMSVIVGRALPDVRDGLKPVHRRVLFAMNELSNDWNKPYKKSARVVGDVIGKYHPHGDSAVYDTIVRMAQPFSLRYMLVDGQGNFGSVDGDSAAAMRYTEVRMAKMSHELLADLDKETVDFVPNYDGTEQIPDVLPTKVPNLLVNGSSGIAVGMATNIPPHNLTEVVNGCLALILNPDLTITELMDYIPGPDFPTAAIINGKKGIEQAYQTGRGKVYMRARAEIETDEKTGRETIIVHEIPYQVNKARLIEKIAELVKDKKIEGISALRDESDKDGMRIVIEIKRGDVGEVILNNLYAQTQLQTVFGMNMVALINNQPKCFNLKEMLEEFIIHRREVVTRRTVFDLRKARDRAHMLEGLAIALANIDPIIELIRNSPTPAEAKIALTERSWELGNVKSMLEKTGEDNVARPDWLAADLGIRDGQYFISEQQAQAILDLRLHKLTGLEHEKIISEYQTLLDLIAELLYILATPERLMEVIRDELVEIKAQYGDERRTEINAAAHDISLEDLITEEDVVVTLSHEGYVKYQALSDYEAQRRGGKGKSATKMKDEDFIERLLVANTHDTILCFSTAGRLYWLKVYQLPLASRAARGKPIVNLLPLEADERITAILPVREYAEDKYIFMATAFGTVKKTPLTAYSRQRASGIIAVNLNDGDSLIGVDITDGSNEIMLFTDAGKVVRFKEAEETTVVDENGNPVLDEEGNPEIRFKGVRPMGRTATGVRGIKMPDEQRVVSLIVPKTDGAILTVTENGYGKRTQLEDYPSKSRATQGVVSIKVSERNGAVVGAVQVDDNDEIMIISNRGTLVRTRVNEVSTVGRNTQGVILIRTIDEEQVVGLQRIEEIEVTQSDLVDIEDVETVDTVVDEVADDNPPSE; translated from the coding sequence ATGACTGATTTCGCCCATGGCATTCAGCCGGTCAATATTGAAGACGAGTTAAAAAACTCCTACTTAGATTACGCGATGAGCGTAATTGTAGGACGTGCATTACCAGACGTACGTGATGGTTTAAAACCTGTTCACCGCCGCGTTTTGTTTGCAATGAACGAGCTTAGTAATGATTGGAACAAGCCTTACAAAAAATCGGCACGTGTCGTCGGTGACGTAATCGGTAAGTACCATCCACACGGCGATAGTGCAGTTTACGACACGATAGTTCGTATGGCACAGCCATTTTCGCTTCGTTACATGTTAGTCGATGGACAAGGTAACTTCGGTTCGGTTGATGGTGATTCAGCAGCAGCAATGCGTTATACAGAAGTACGTATGGCAAAAATGTCGCATGAATTATTAGCCGATCTTGACAAAGAAACGGTTGATTTCGTTCCTAACTACGATGGCACAGAGCAAATCCCAGACGTTTTACCGACAAAAGTTCCTAACTTATTAGTAAACGGTTCATCGGGTATAGCGGTAGGTATGGCAACAAACATACCACCTCACAATCTAACTGAAGTTGTGAATGGGTGTTTAGCACTTATTTTGAATCCTGATTTAACGATTACTGAGTTAATGGATTACATTCCGGGTCCTGATTTCCCTACAGCTGCGATTATCAACGGTAAAAAAGGCATAGAGCAAGCCTACCAAACTGGCCGTGGTAAAGTGTACATGCGTGCACGTGCAGAGATTGAAACAGACGAAAAAACCGGTCGTGAAACAATTATAGTGCACGAAATTCCGTATCAAGTTAATAAAGCACGTCTAATTGAAAAAATTGCCGAGCTTGTTAAAGATAAAAAAATTGAGGGCATTAGTGCACTTCGTGATGAATCCGATAAAGACGGTATGCGTATCGTTATTGAGATCAAACGTGGTGACGTAGGCGAAGTTATTTTAAATAACTTATATGCACAAACTCAGTTACAAACTGTATTTGGTATGAACATGGTTGCTTTAATTAATAACCAACCTAAGTGTTTTAATCTAAAAGAAATGCTTGAAGAGTTTATTATTCACCGTCGTGAAGTAGTAACTCGCCGTACTGTTTTTGATTTACGCAAAGCGCGCGACCGTGCACACATGCTAGAAGGCTTAGCTATTGCACTTGCAAACATTGACCCTATTATCGAACTTATTCGTAACTCACCTACACCTGCAGAAGCTAAAATTGCTCTAACAGAACGTTCGTGGGAATTAGGCAATGTTAAATCTATGCTTGAAAAAACAGGCGAAGATAATGTTGCACGCCCAGATTGGCTTGCTGCCGATTTAGGTATTCGTGATGGTCAGTACTTTATTTCTGAGCAACAAGCCCAAGCTATTTTAGATTTACGCTTACATAAGCTTACAGGTCTTGAACACGAAAAAATTATAAGTGAATACCAAACGTTATTAGATTTAATTGCTGAGCTTTTATATATTTTGGCAACACCAGAGCGTTTAATGGAAGTTATTCGTGATGAGTTAGTTGAAATTAAAGCACAATACGGCGATGAACGTCGTACAGAAATTAATGCTGCAGCTCACGATATCAGCCTTGAAGACTTAATTACGGAAGAAGACGTCGTCGTCACACTTTCTCACGAAGGTTATGTGAAATATCAGGCATTGTCTGATTACGAAGCACAACGTCGTGGTGGTAAAGGTAAGTCAGCAACCAAGATGAAAGATGAAGATTTCATTGAACGTCTGCTCGTTGCAAATACACACGATACTATTTTATGTTTCTCTACGGCCGGTCGTTTATATTGGCTTAAAGTGTATCAGTTACCACTGGCAAGTCGTGCAGCGCGCGGTAAGCCAATTGTTAACTTGTTACCACTTGAAGCTGATGAACGTATTACTGCTATATTGCCAGTACGCGAGTACGCAGAAGATAAATACATCTTTATGGCAACAGCATTTGGTACAGTTAAGAAAACACCATTAACGGCTTACAGTCGTCAACGTGCAAGCGGTATTATTGCTGTTAACTTAAATGATGGCGATAGCCTGATTGGGGTTGATATTACCGATGGTAGCAACGAAATTATGTTGTTCACTGATGCAGGTAAAGTTGTGCGCTTTAAAGAAGCTGAAGAAACAACAGTTGTTGATGAAAACGGTAACCCAGTATTAGACGAAGAAGGTAACCCTGAGATTCGCTTCAAAGGTGTTCGCCCAATGGGTCGTACTGCTACGGGTGTTCGTGGTATTAAAATGCCAGACGAGCAACGCGTAGTATCGTTAATTGTACCAAAAACTGACGGTGCTATTTTAACGGTTACTGAAAATGGTTACGGTAAGCGTACACAACTTGAAGATTACCCATCTAAGAGCCGTGCAACACAAGGTGTTGTATCGATTAAGGTGAGTGAACGTAACGGTGCTGTAGTCGGTGCTGTACAAGTTGATGATAACGATGAAATAATGATTATTTCAAATCGTGGTACCTTAGTACGTACTCGCGTTAATGAAGTTTCTACGGTTGGACGTAACACCCAAGGTGTTATTTTGATCAGAACTATTGACGAAGAGCAAGTAGTTGGTTTACAACGTATAGAAGAGATTGAAGTTACTCAAAGTGACTTGGTTGATATTGAAGACGTTGAAACAGTAGATACAGTTGTTGATGAAGTAGCGGATGATAATCCTCCTTCAGAATAA